CGTCGCTGGCTCCGGGGGCGGCGGTGAGGCGGGACGCCACCAAGCCCCCGGTGAGCGACTCGGCCACCCCCACGCTGAGTCCGGCCGTGCGCAGCAGGTCGTTGACGACCACCTCCATGGTGTCGTCGTCGGTGGAGAAGACGATGTCGCCCAGGACCTCGGTGAGCAGCTCGACCTCGCGCTCGAGCACGGCGTCGGCCTCCTCGCCGGTGTCGGCCTTGGCCGTGACCCGCACCTTGAGGCCCTCGATGCCGCTGGCCAGGAAGGCGATGGTGGCGTGGCCCTGCTGGTCGAGCTCGTCGATGCGCGGGGCGAGGATCTCGGCCAGACCCGACTCGGACTGGCCCCAGGTGCGCAGCGTGCGGCTGCGCAGCGCCCCGGTGTCGCCGGCGCGGCGGCGCAGCTCGGGCAGCACCGTGCCGGTGACCATCTCCTTCATCTCGTAGGGGACGCCGGGCACGGCGAAGACGACCTTGTCGCCCACGGGGCAGATGAGCCCGGGGGCGGTGCCGGGCTGCTGGGCGATGCGGGTGGCACCCACCGGCACCATGGCCTGGCGCAGGTTGTTGGCCGGCATGGTGCGCCCGTGGGATCCGAAGATCTCCATGAGCCGTTCGACGACCTCGGGGTCCTCCTCGAGGGGGACGCCCATGACCTCGGCGATCACGTCGCGGGTGATGTCGTCCTGGGTGGGGCCGAGGCCGCCGCAG
The window above is part of the Rhabdothermincola salaria genome. Proteins encoded here:
- a CDS encoding competence/damage-inducible protein A; this encodes MNCEVVAVGTELLLGQIVDTNSSWIGEQLALAGIDSYLQTKVGDNWGRIRTAISDALERSDAVIVCGGLGPTQDDITRDVIAEVMGVPLEEDPEVVERLMEIFGSHGRTMPANNLRQAMVPVGATRIAQQPGTAPGLICPVGDKVVFAVPGVPYEMKEMVTGTVLPELRRRAGDTGALRSRTLRTWGQSESGLAEILAPRIDELDQQGHATIAFLASGIEGLKVRVTAKADTGEEADAVLEREVELLTEVLGDIVFSTDDDTMEVVVNDLLRTAGLSVGVAESLTGGLVASRLTAAPGASDVVRGGVVAYASDVKFDLLGVPEGPVVTEECAAAMAEGICRVVGSDVGLATTGVAGPTAQEGVQPGTVFIASHLDGVTETAMMRLPGGRDQVAQYTVISLLDHLRRRLLAR